The window GCAGCGACTGCCCGCGGCGCTGGAGAAAGCCGGTATGAAGGTTACCGACAGCACCCGTTCGCAGGGCAGCATGGCGGTGACCTATAAGCCGCTGTCGGATAGCGAATGGCGCGAACTGGGCGCAAGCGATCCGGGCCTTGCCTCCGGCGATTATAAATTGCAGGTTGGCGACTTAGACAACCGCAGCAGCATGCAGTTTATCGATCCGAAGGGGCATACCCTGACGCAAAGCCAGAACGACGCGCTGGTTGCCGTTTTTCAGGCCGCGTTTAGCAAGTAAAAAACAGGGCTGGAGAAATCCGGCCCTTTTTTCTGATATGATACGCAAACGTGTGCGTCTGCAGAAAAACGCCATTTTTACCGTTAATTCACACTCAGAGCGTAGGCCGGACAAGGCAACGCCGCCATCCGGCGAGAAAGTGTGTGGTAAATGAATTTTTATCGTTAATTCACACCCAGGAGTATTGAAGATGCAAAAGCAAGCTGAGTTGTATCGTGGTAAAGCGAAAACCGTATACAGCACGGAAAACCCGGACCTGTTGGTGCTCGAATTCCGCAATGATACGTCAGCAGGAGACGGCGCGCGCATTGAGCAGTTTGATCGCAAAGGCATGGTGAACAACAAGTTCAACCACTTCATCATGAGCAAACTGGCCGAGGCGGGTATTCCGACACAAATGGAACGACTGCTTTCGGATACCGAATGCCTGGTGAAAAAGCTGGATATGGTGCCGGTTGAATGCGTGGTGCGTAACCGTGCGGCGGGCTCGCTGGTCAAACGCCTGGGTATTGAAGAGGGAATCGAACTGAATCCGCCGCTGTTCGATCTGTTCCTGAAAAACGATGCGATGCACGATCCGATGGTCAATGACTCTTACTGCGAGACTTTTGGCTGGGTCAGCAAAGAGAACCTGGCGCGCATGAAAGAGCTGACTTACAAGGCCAACGACGTGCTGAAGAAGCTGTTCGATGACGCGGGGCTCATCCTCGTCGACTTCAAACTGGAGTTTGGTCTGTATAAAGGCGAAGTGGTGCTTGGCGACGAATTCTCCCCGGACGGTAGCCGTCTGTGGGATAAAGAAACCCTCGACAAAATGGACAAAGACCGTTTCCGTCAGAGCCTGGGCGGCCTGATCGAAGCCTATGAGACCGTTGCGCGTCGTCTGGGTGTGAATCTCGACTAACGTTCCCTTCGGGCCGGTATATCCTTTCCGGCCCGCTTCCTGCACGTCGATTGCGTTTTTCCTGTGGTAATCCTGCGCTGAACCGCCTACGATCATTATCATAATGACTACAGAGAGTTGAGGTGTTTATGCGCTGGCAAGGGCGTCGTGAAAGTGACAATGTGGAAGACAGGCGTAGCCGTTCGGGCGGCGGTCCCTCTTTTGGCGGTCCGGGCTTTCGTCTGCCGAGCGGAAAGGGCGGGCTGATACTGCTTATCGTCGTACTGGTCGCGGGCTACTATGGTGTCGACCTTACCGGTCTGATGAACGGACAACCGGTTTCGCAGCAGCAGGCTTCGCGTTCGATTAGCCCGAACGAAGATGAAGCGGCAAAATTTACCTCAGTCATTCTGGCAACCACAGAAGATACCTGGGGACAGCAGTTTGAAAAAATGGGGCGCACCTATCAACAGCCGAAGCTGGTGATGTATCGCGGGGCGACGCGTACCGGATGCGGAACGGGGCAGTCCGTCATGGGGCCGTTTTATTGCCCTGCGGACGGAACGGTGTATATCGATCTCTCCTTCTACGATGAGATGAAAAACAAGCTCGGCGCAGGCGGCGATTTTGCTCAGGGTTACGTCATTGCCCATGAAGTGGGCCACCATGTGCAGAAGCTGTTGGGGATAGAGCCAAAAGTTCGCCAGCTGCAGCAGAACGCCTCGCAGACGGAAGTTAACCACCTCTCAGTACGGATGGAGCTGCAGGCCGACTGCTTTGCCGGCGTGTGGGGACACAGTATGCAGCAGCAGGGCGTACTGGACGTGGGCGATCTTGAAGAGGCGCTGAACGCCGCCGAGGCCATCGGCGACGATCGCCTCCAGCAGCAAAGCCAGGGACGGGTGGTGCCGGACAGCTTTACCCACGGCACCTCCGAACAGCGCTACAGCTGGTTTAAACGCGGTTTCGACAGCGGCGATCCGGCGCAGTGTAATACCTTCGGCAAAGGTTTTTAAGTTCTGAGGCAGGGATGTCTGACTACGCTGCGCTAAAGAGCCTCACCGGGCAGATGGCCCGCGAGGGGATTCGCCGCCTGCTGGTGCTGAGCGGCGAAAGCGACTGGTGTCGCGAGCAGGCGCAGCAGCTGCGCGAGCAACTTCCCGGCGACTGGCTGTGGGTTTCTCCTGATGCGCCCTGGGCGCCTTCCTGTGCACCCCGGACGCTGCAAACCCTGCTGGGGCGCGAGTTTCGTCATGCGGTATTTGATGCGCAACAGGGATTTGACGCCGCGGCGTTCGCCGCCCTGAGCGGCACGTTACGCGCCGGGAGCTGGCTGGTCCTGCTGGCTCCGCCGCTGGATCAGTGGCCTTTGCGCCCGGATGCGGACTCGCTGCGCTGGAGTGACTGCCCGCAGCCCATTCCCACCCCCAATTTCGTTCGCCATTTCTGCCGTGTCCTGCTGGCGGACGGTCAGACGCTGTGCTGGCGGCAGCCTCAGTCGTTGAGCGTTACGCATTTTCCCGGGCGCCCTGCGTGGCAGTCGGCAACCGGCGAACCGCTGCCGGAGCAATCCGCTATCCTTGCGCAGCTGCGGCAAATGCCTGAAAGGATTGCCGCCGTTACCGCCGCCCGCGGGCGCGGTAAATCCGCGCTTGCGGGCCAGCTGATAGCCCATCTTTCCGGACAGGCGATCGTCACCGCGCCAACGAAGGCGGCGACAGATGTGCTGGCGCAGTTTGCCGGCGAGAAGTTCCGCTTTATGGCGCCGGACGCGCTGCTGGCCTCAGAGGAGAAGGCCGACTGGCTGGTGGTGGATGAAGCGGCGGCCATACCCGCGCCGTTGCTGCATCGCCTTGTCTCACGCTTTCCCCGCGTATTGCTGACCACCACCGTGCAGGGTTACGAAGGGACCGGGCGCGGTTTTTTGCTGAAATTCTGCGCGCGTTTTCCGGCGCTTCTGCGCTTTGAGCTACAGCAGCCGGTCCGCTGGGCGAAAGGGTGTCCGCTGGAGAAAACGGTCAGCGAGGCGCTGGCGTTCGATGACGATAATTTTGCCACCACGCCGCAGGGCGAAGTCACCATTGCCCCGTTTACGCCGCTAAGCTGGCAGACGCATCCGGAACTGCCGCTGGCGGTTTATCGTCTGCTGTCCGGCGCGCATTATCGTACTTCGCCGCTGGATCTGCGCCGGATGATGGACGCGCCGGGCCAGCATTTTTTCCACGCCGCCTGTGCTGGCGAGGTTGCAGGCGCGCTATGGCTGGTGGAGGAAGGCGGTCTGAGCGCCGGACTCAGCCAGGCCGTCTGGGCTGGCTTCCGGCGTCCGCGAGGCAACCTGGTGGCGCAGTCGCTGGCGGCGCACGGCGGCGATCCGCTGGCCGCCACGCTGACCGGGCGGCGAATCAGCCGTATCGCCGTCCATCCCGGTCGTCAGCGCGAAGGGATTGGCCAGCGGCTTATCGCCCGAGCCTGTGACGCGCACTGCGATTATCTGTCCGTCAGCTTTGGCTATACGCCTGAGCTGTGGCGCTTCTGGCAGCGCTGCGGCTTTACGCTGGTACGGATGGGCAATAACCGCGAGGCGAGCAGCGGCTGCTATACCGCGATGGCGATGCTGCCGCTTACCGAAGCCGGAAAACGGCTGGCGGAGAATGAGCACCAGCGTTTACGCCGTGATGCAGAGATTCTCAGCCAGTGGAGCGGCGAAGCCCTCCCGGTGACGCCGCTGAAAGCGACTACGCTTAATGAGGAGGACTGGCGCGCGTTGGCGGGCTTCGCCTTTGCCCACAGGCCGCTGCTGACCTCGCTCGGTTGCCTGAGCCGCCTGCTGGCCTCCAGTCCGCTGGCGTTACCTGCCCTGCGCGGCTGCGTGCAGGAGCGGCAAAGCGACGCGCAGCTATGTCGCGCATTGCAGCTTTCGGGCCGCAAAGCGCTGCTGGAACAGCAGCGCGCGGAGGCGGCGCAGGCCCTGTCGGCGCTGGAACCTGCGCGCGCGCAGCAGGAGCGCGATCGCATTATGCAATGGCAATTTTTTCACTAACTCCTTCAATTTTCCGGCATGGTCATGGCGATTGGGGGGCGTACAATTCACTCCCTGAGCTAAGGAGAACGCCATGAAACACGACCATTTTATTGTTCAAAGTCCGGAAAAACCTGCGCAACAGCTGCTGCTGCTGTTTCATGGCGTGGGAGATAACCCTGTCGCGATGGGCGAAATCGGTTCGTGGTTTGCCCCGGTCTTTCCGCAGGCGCTGGTGGTGAGCATTGGCGGTGCGGAGCCGGGCGGCGTCGCGCCTGGCCGACAGTGGTTTTCCGTGCAGGACGTCACCGAGGAAAATCGACAGGCGCGCGTGGACGCCGTCATGCCGCTTTTCATTGAAACCGTGCGCTACTGGCAACAGCAGAGCGGCGTC is drawn from Citrobacter rodentium NBRC 105723 = DSM 16636 and contains these coding sequences:
- a CDS encoding neutral zinc metallopeptidase, which gives rise to MRWQGRRESDNVEDRRSRSGGGPSFGGPGFRLPSGKGGLILLIVVLVAGYYGVDLTGLMNGQPVSQQQASRSISPNEDEAAKFTSVILATTEDTWGQQFEKMGRTYQQPKLVMYRGATRTGCGTGQSVMGPFYCPADGTVYIDLSFYDEMKNKLGAGGDFAQGYVIAHEVGHHVQKLLGIEPKVRQLQQNASQTEVNHLSVRMELQADCFAGVWGHSMQQQGVLDVGDLEEALNAAEAIGDDRLQQQSQGRVVPDSFTHGTSEQRYSWFKRGFDSGDPAQCNTFGKGF
- a CDS encoding tRNA(Met) cytidine acetyltransferase TmcA; its protein translation is MSDYAALKSLTGQMAREGIRRLLVLSGESDWCREQAQQLREQLPGDWLWVSPDAPWAPSCAPRTLQTLLGREFRHAVFDAQQGFDAAAFAALSGTLRAGSWLVLLAPPLDQWPLRPDADSLRWSDCPQPIPTPNFVRHFCRVLLADGQTLCWRQPQSLSVTHFPGRPAWQSATGEPLPEQSAILAQLRQMPERIAAVTAARGRGKSALAGQLIAHLSGQAIVTAPTKAATDVLAQFAGEKFRFMAPDALLASEEKADWLVVDEAAAIPAPLLHRLVSRFPRVLLTTTVQGYEGTGRGFLLKFCARFPALLRFELQQPVRWAKGCPLEKTVSEALAFDDDNFATTPQGEVTIAPFTPLSWQTHPELPLAVYRLLSGAHYRTSPLDLRRMMDAPGQHFFHAACAGEVAGALWLVEEGGLSAGLSQAVWAGFRRPRGNLVAQSLAAHGGDPLAATLTGRRISRIAVHPGRQREGIGQRLIARACDAHCDYLSVSFGYTPELWRFWQRCGFTLVRMGNNREASSGCYTAMAMLPLTEAGKRLAENEHQRLRRDAEILSQWSGEALPVTPLKATTLNEEDWRALAGFAFAHRPLLTSLGCLSRLLASSPLALPALRGCVQERQSDAQLCRALQLSGRKALLEQQRAEAAQALSALEPARAQQERDRIMQWQFFH
- the purC gene encoding phosphoribosylaminoimidazolesuccinocarboxamide synthase is translated as MQKQAELYRGKAKTVYSTENPDLLVLEFRNDTSAGDGARIEQFDRKGMVNNKFNHFIMSKLAEAGIPTQMERLLSDTECLVKKLDMVPVECVVRNRAAGSLVKRLGIEEGIELNPPLFDLFLKNDAMHDPMVNDSYCETFGWVSKENLARMKELTYKANDVLKKLFDDAGLILVDFKLEFGLYKGEVVLGDEFSPDGSRLWDKETLDKMDKDRFRQSLGGLIEAYETVARRLGVNLD